Proteins from a genomic interval of Pseudophryne corroboree isolate aPseCor3 chromosome 4, aPseCor3.hap2, whole genome shotgun sequence:
- the LOC134911491 gene encoding uncharacterized protein DDB_G0271670-like, giving the protein SSSSSSSSSSSSSSSSSSSSSSSSSCSSSSSSSSSSSSSSSSSSSSSSSSSSSSSSSSSSSSSSSSSSSSSSSSSSSSSSSSSSSSSSSSSSSSSSSSSCSSSSSSSSSSSSSSSSSSSSSSSSSSSSSSSSSSSSSSSSSSSSSSSSSSSSSSSSSSSSSSSSSSSSCSSSSSSSSSSSSSSSSSSSSSSSSSSSSSSSSSSSSSSSSSSSSSCSSSSSSSSSSSSCSSSSSSSSSSSSCSSSSSSSSSSSSSSSSSCSSSSSSSSSSSSSSSSSSSSSSSSSSSSSSSSSSSSSSSSSCSSSSSSSSSS; this is encoded by the coding sequence agtagtagtagtagtagcagcagcagtagtagtagcagcagcagcagtagtagtagcagcagcagcagtagtagttgcagcagcagtagtagtagtagtagtagtagtagcagtagtagtagtagtagcagcagcagtagtagtagtagtagtagtagtagtagcagcagcagcagtagtagtagtagtagtagtagtagtagtagtagtagtagcagcagcagtagtagtagtagcagtagtagtagtagtagtagtagtagcagcagcagtagtagtagcagcagcagtagtagttgcagcagcagtagtagtagcagtagtagtagtagtagtagtagcagcagcagcagtagtagtagtagtagtagcagtagtagtagtagtagcagcagtagtagtagtagcagtagtagtagtagtagcagcagtagtagtagtagcagtagtagtagtagtagtagtagcagcagcagtagtagtagcagcagcagcagtagtagttgcagcagcagtagtagtagcagtagtagtagtagtagtagtagtagtagtagcagcagtagtagtagtagtagcagcagcagtagtagtagtagtagtagcagtagtagtagtagtagtagcagcagcagtagtagttgcagcagcagtagtagtagtagcagcagcagtagtagttgcagcagcagtagtagtagtagcagcagcagtagtagttgcagcagcagcagtagtagtagtagtagtagtagtagcagcagcagtagtagttgcagcagcagcagtagtagtagtagtagtagtagtagcagcagtagtagtagtagtagcagcagcagtagtagtagtagtagcagtagtagtagtagtagtagtagtagcagcagcagtagtagttgcagcagcagtagtagtagtagcagcagcagt